A section of the Candidatus Goldiibacteriota bacterium genome encodes:
- the tmk gene encoding dTMP kinase — protein MKGKLIVFEGPEGCGKSTQAEMVFDYLQNNDVKAVLLREPGGNAISEKIRSIILDPAHKAMTKKTELLLYIASRAQIIEEKLKPLLDGGTTVILDRFSLSTLVYQGYARGLDKKQIKMLNGYVAKGVKVFMTVVFDVSASEAKKRMSKREKHDRLDAEAAAFHKKVRAGYLAEAAKNKSIYLIKTDGKSKEEIFDETIKLLCKKRAY, from the coding sequence ATGAAAGGGAAGCTTATTGTTTTTGAAGGGCCGGAAGGGTGCGGTAAGTCAACCCAGGCAGAGATGGTTTTTGATTATTTACAGAATAATGATGTCAAAGCCGTGCTTTTAAGGGAGCCGGGCGGAAACGCAATATCGGAAAAAATACGCTCCATAATTCTTGACCCTGCCCATAAGGCAATGACCAAAAAGACGGAACTTTTGCTGTACATAGCCAGCAGGGCGCAGATAATAGAAGAAAAATTAAAACCGCTTTTAGACGGCGGCACTACCGTAATACTTGACCGTTTCAGCCTGTCCACGCTTGTTTATCAGGGTTACGCGCGCGGGCTGGATAAAAAACAGATAAAGATGCTGAACGGTTATGTGGCCAAAGGCGTAAAGGTTTTTATGACTGTGGTTTTTGATGTGTCGGCGTCAGAAGCGAAAAAAAGAATGAGTAAAAGGGAAAAACACGACAGGTTAGACGCTGAAGCTGCGGCTTTTCATAAGAAAGTAAGGGCCGGTTATCTGGCAGAAGCCGCCAAAAATAAGTCTATTTACCTTATAAAGACGGACGGTAAATCAAAAGAAGAAATTTTTGATGAAACTATAAAACTGCTCTGCAAAAAGAGGGCATATTAA
- the metG gene encoding methionine--tRNA ligase, with protein sequence MKKFYITTAIDYANSKPHAGHAYEKVVTDIMARYKRLRGYDVAFCTGTDEHSLNVQAKAKELNKDPKEYCDEMVVAYKELCALYNISITDFIQTTEERHHKSVAELFKRIYDAGDIYKGKYEGWYCKSCEAFYNKTDLTEDNCCPTHKVKADLITEENYFIKITKYTDRLLKHIEDNPGFIEPATRKNEILAMLKSGFRDISVSRPGINWGIPLPVDPSQTVYVWFDALINYITSAGFATDDAKFKKYWPADVHIIGKDITKFHCIIWPIMLMSAGLELPAKVFGHGFLLNKGEKMSKSRGNVVDPVEMAQKYGAEAIRYYFAADVVNGEDGDFNEDAIKLSFNTNLANDLGNLINRSLNMVEKYSEGLSGIYDESAADDNMKLVASEEKALWKKYESYMEKMNFSDAIKSVWKIIGMSNKLIDQSAPWNLFKNGQKKELENVLHLLLEAIRLTSLAIAPVMPATAEKIWVKLGVTYDMKSLDLEKEMQFGLLKEGTKVAKGDPLFPRIQSEEEKEKNLKSKAKG encoded by the coding sequence ATGAAAAAGTTTTATATTACAACTGCCATAGATTATGCCAATTCCAAACCTCACGCCGGGCACGCTTATGAAAAAGTGGTGACGGATATTATGGCGCGTTATAAAAGGCTGCGCGGATATGACGTGGCTTTCTGCACCGGCACCGATGAACACAGCTTAAATGTGCAGGCAAAAGCAAAGGAATTAAACAAGGATCCAAAAGAGTATTGTGATGAAATGGTTGTGGCTTATAAGGAACTCTGCGCGCTGTATAACATTTCAATTACCGATTTTATTCAGACCACAGAAGAACGCCATCACAAGTCTGTTGCCGAACTGTTTAAGCGCATTTATGACGCGGGTGATATTTACAAGGGCAAATATGAAGGGTGGTACTGCAAATCGTGCGAAGCTTTTTACAATAAGACTGACCTTACGGAAGACAACTGCTGCCCCACGCATAAAGTTAAGGCCGACCTTATAACGGAAGAAAATTACTTTATTAAAATAACAAAATATACGGACAGGCTTTTAAAACATATAGAAGACAATCCGGGTTTTATTGAGCCTGCCACAAGAAAAAACGAAATTCTGGCAATGTTAAAATCGGGATTCAGGGATATAAGCGTATCCAGGCCGGGTATTAACTGGGGCATTCCGCTTCCGGTAGACCCGTCACAGACTGTATATGTCTGGTTTGACGCGCTGATAAATTACATAACATCCGCGGGTTTTGCCACTGATGACGCAAAATTTAAGAAGTACTGGCCTGCAGATGTTCATATAATAGGCAAGGATATTACCAAGTTCCATTGTATAATTTGGCCTATAATGCTTATGTCCGCGGGGCTGGAACTGCCGGCAAAAGTTTTTGGACATGGCTTTCTTTTAAACAAAGGCGAAAAAATGAGCAAGTCGCGCGGTAATGTGGTTGACCCTGTAGAAATGGCGCAAAAGTACGGCGCGGAAGCCATAAGATATTATTTTGCCGCCGATGTGGTTAACGGCGAAGACGGCGATTTTAATGAAGACGCGATAAAGTTAAGTTTTAACACAAATCTTGCCAATGACCTTGGCAATTTAATTAACCGGTCGCTTAATATGGTGGAAAAATACAGCGAAGGGCTATCCGGTATATATGACGAAAGTGCCGCTGATGATAATATGAAACTGGTTGCATCCGAAGAAAAAGCGCTGTGGAAAAAATATGAAAGCTACATGGAAAAAATGAATTTTTCAGATGCTATAAAATCTGTTTGGAAAATAATTGGTATGTCCAACAAACTTATAGATCAGTCGGCGCCGTGGAACCTGTTTAAAAACGGGCAGAAAAAAGAGCTTGAAAATGTCCTTCATCTGCTGCTGGAAGCCATAAGGCTTACGTCGCTGGCAATTGCGCCTGTAATGCCGGCAACCGCGGAAAAAATATGGGTCAAGCTTGGAGTGACATACGACATGAAATCCCTTGACCTGGAAAAAGAGATGCAGTTTGGGCTTTTAAAAGAGGGGACAAAAGTGGCAAAAGGCGACCCGCTGTTCCCGCGTATTCAGAGCGAAGAAGAAAAGGAGAAAAATCTAAAGTCAAAGGCCAAGGGTTAA
- a CDS encoding TatD family hydrolase has protein sequence MIDTHIHICDEKYDTDRKEMLQRARQAGVNKFLNIGAEIEETRKVAVFKEEGVWAAIGLHPHYVDVLNEEIINELKGYLAANDRIAAVGEIGLDYYKSTVDRAVQKAGFEKLILLAREFEKPVIIHSRDAHSEVIEILAANRVKRAGIIHCFSADYEAAKKFMDLGYVFGIGGVITFPNSSVLRDAVKQIPIESIVLETDAPWLAPQKFRGQRNEASYIPVIAEKLAEIKGMDVKEVIRITTATACRVLGI, from the coding sequence ATGATTGATACCCATATTCATATATGCGATGAAAAGTATGATACAGACCGCAAAGAAATGCTTCAAAGGGCAAGGCAGGCGGGTGTAAATAAATTTTTAAATATCGGCGCCGAAATTGAAGAAACAAGAAAAGTTGCGGTTTTTAAAGAAGAAGGGGTTTGGGCTGCCATAGGGCTTCACCCGCACTACGTGGATGTTTTAAATGAAGAAATAATAAATGAATTAAAAGGTTATCTGGCCGCAAATGACAGAATAGCGGCAGTAGGCGAAATAGGCCTTGATTATTACAAAAGTACGGTGGACAGGGCGGTTCAAAAAGCGGGATTTGAAAAACTTATTTTGCTTGCGCGGGAATTTGAAAAGCCGGTAATTATTCACAGCAGAGACGCGCATAGTGAAGTTATTGAAATTCTTGCGGCCAACAGGGTAAAGAGAGCGGGAATTATACACTGTTTCTCGGCTGATTATGAAGCAGCAAAGAAATTTATGGATTTAGGTTATGTTTTCGGGATAGGCGGGGTAATCACATTCCCCAATTCTTCGGTTTTAAGGGATGCGGTAAAACAGATTCCCATTGAAAGTATAGTGCTTGAAACAGACGCGCCGTGGCTTGCTCCTCAGAAATTCCGTGGGCAGAGGAACGAAGCTTCATACATCCCGGTTATTGCGGAAAAGCTTGCGGAAATTAAAGGTATGGATGTTAAGGAAGTTATAAGGATAACCACGGCAACCGCATGCAGGGTGCTTGGTATTTAA